The sequence below is a genomic window from Nocardia fluminea.
GCGGCGGTGACGGTGGCCTGTTCAACGGCGTGCTGGCGCGCTACCTCGCGGTGGTCGCCCTGATGCTGCCCGGGGAGGGCAAGCAGGCCGAAACCGATCGCCGGACCGCCGCGGCCATCGTCAAAGCCTCGGCCACCGCCGCCTGGGCCAATCGGCTCGAGTTCGAGGGTGAACCGCTGTTCGGCTTCGACTGGAGCAAACCGGCCAGGCTGCCGGGCGGCACCGCGGGCGCGGGCAGATTCACGGCGGGCGGTTCGGTGACGGCCTCGGCGGTACCCGAACGCGACTTGTCCGTGCAGCTGTCGGGCTGGATGTTGATGGAAGCCGCCTACCAGGTCACCGCGGCCGGGCTGTAGCTCAGCGCTCGGACTCGCCCGCGATGCTCGGCTCGAGGTCGTAGTCCTCCACCGGCTTGGCCATCTCCTGGCGATAGTGCCGGATACCGAGGACGGTGCCGATGATCAGACCGACGATCAGGGTGCCGATCACGGCGGGCATCAGCCACGGAACCTGCTCGAGGAACTCGCCCGCGTAGTACCCGATCAGCAACAGCACCGGCGCCCAGATGATCGCGCCGAGCGTGCTGGCGGCGGTGTAGCGCCGATGATCCATGCCTGCCGCACCCGCCACCATCGGGCACAGCGTGCGCACCCATGGAATCCAGCGGGCCACCAGCACCGCGAGGAACCCGTGCCGTTCGAGCAGATCGGTGACCTTGGCCAGATTCTTGGTGTTGATATATCGGCCGTTCTTGCGCGCGACCAGGCGATGCCCGGTGCGCGCCCCGACGACATAACCCACCTGATTACCCGCGATCGCGGCGAGCATCGTGCCCACCGACAACGCCCAGACCTGCGCTTCGCCATTGGCGTGCGAGGCGAGCACGATGCCCGCGGTGATCAGCATCGAGTCACCGGGCAGGAACAGCCCGATGATGAACGCACATTCGAGAAAGACGAAAACTAGCACCACCGTGCAGACCACAGCGGGGCCTGCCGAGATCAGCGGATCGAAGCTGCCCATAGCGAGGGTCGACGGTACTGCGGCCACAGGGATCAGTGCGTCTCGTTCGTCGAAGCGGCCAGCTCGCCACTCTGTACCGGCGCGGCGGGCGCGTTGCGGCGCTCGAGCACCTTCTTACCGACCGTGATGATCGCGGGCAGGATCGAGACGAACACGATCAGCAGGAAGATGCCCTCGATGTGGTCGCGGATGAACGGCACATTGCCGAGGAAGTAGCCGAGCACCGTGACGCCGCCACCCCAGAGCACCGCGCCGACGATGTCGAACGCCACGTACTTGCGGTAGCTCATCTTCGACACACCGGCCAGCACCGGCATGAACGTACGCACGATCGGCACGAACCTGGCCAGGATGATGGTCTTGGGCCCGTGCTTCTCGAAGAACTCGTGGGTCTCGGTGACGTAGTGCTTCTTGAAGAAGCGGCTGTCTTCCTTCTTGAAGATCGCCGGACCGATCTTGCGACCGATCCAATACGCACACTGGTCGCCGAGGAAGGCTGTGAGAATCACCAACGGTACGAGCACCCAGATCGAGAGGGTCGAGCCCGGCTGCGCCGCGAGCATGCCGCCGGTGAACAGCAGCGAGTCACCGGGCAGCAACGGGAACAGCAGACCCGTCTCGATGAACACAATCGCCAGGATGGCCGGTAGCACCGCGTTCTTCAGCCAGGTTTCCTGGAGCAGATACATCGGGTCCAGCAACTGGGTCAACGCAAGGTTGTTCGTCACCGCATCGGATACCGCCAGCAAAGTCACGGCCCCCACAGTACCGGTCCGATCTGTGACATGAGTGCCCCGCGGGTGAACCTCGGCCCACCGGGTGATCTCACGTTCGCCTTCCTAATTTAGGGTGTGGCCTGACAGAATTGGTTTTTGCTCCCCACAAGACGGAGGTCACTGCTGTGCCTATCGCGACCCCGGAGGTCTACGCCGAGATGCTCGGCCGGGCCAAGGCGCACTCGTTCGCGTTCCCGGCTATCAACTGCACGTCGTCGGAGACGATCAACGCCGCCATCAAGGGCTTCGCCGACGCGGGCAGTGACGGCATCATCCAGTTCTCCACCGGTGGCGCCGAGTTCGGCTCCGGTCTCGGCGTGAAGGACATGGTCACCGGCGCGGTGGCGCTGGCCGAGTTCGCGCACATCGTCGCGGCGAAGTACGACGTGACGATCGCGCTGCACACCGATCACTGCCCCAAGGACAAGCTGGACACCTACGTGCGTCCGCTGATCGCGATCTCGCAGGATCGCGTGAACGCCGGTCTGAACCCGCTGTTCCAGTCGCACATGTGGGACGGCTCGGCCATCCCGATCGACGAGAACCTCGAGATCGCCCAGGAACTGCTGAAGGCCTGCAAGTCGGCCAACATCATCCTCGAGGTCGAGATCGGTGTCGTCGGCGGCGAGGAAGACGGCGTCGAGGCCGAGATCAACGACAAGCTCTACACCTCGCCCGAGGACTTCGAGAAGACCATCGCCGCACTGGGCGCGGGCGAGAACGGGCAGTACCTGCTGGCCGCCACTTTCGGCAACGTGCACGGTGTGTACAAGCCGGGCAACGTGGTGCTCAAGCCCGAGGTGCTGGCCGAGGGGCAGCGCGTCGCGGCGGAGAAGCTGGGCCTCGAGCCCGGTGCGCAGCCGTTCGACTTCGTGTTCCACGGTGGTTCGGGCTCGCTCAAGTCCGAGATCGAGGACTCGCTGCGTTACGGCGTGGTGAAGATGAACGTCGACACCGACACCCAGTACGCCTTCACCCGCCCGGTCGCCGGTCACATGCTCGCCAACTACGACGGTGTGCTGAAGATCGACGGCGAGGTCGGCAACAAGAAGGTCTACGACCCGCGCAGCTACCTGAAGATGGCCGAGACCTCGATGGCCGCGCGCGTGACCGAGGCCTGCAACGACCTGAGGTCGGCCGGACGCTCGGTCAGCGGTTCCTGATTTTCGTACCACCAAACGGGGCCCGAGCTCATGAGTCTTGATGTCCGTGTGCTCGGGCCCGTCCGACTGCTCGTCGGCGGCGAGCCGGTAGCGGTCGGCGGGCCCAAGCCGCGCGCTCTCCTTGCCGCGCTCACCGTCAACCGGCGGCGCGCGGTGTCTTCTGCTGTGCTCGCCGAGATGGTCTGGAACGAGGATCCGCCGGACTCCTACGCGGCCAGCCTGCAGGTGTTCGTCTCGAACATTCGCAAAGCGCTGCGTAACGCCGGGATCGATTCCGCGCAGGTGTTGCGGACCGAGGGTGCGGGCTATCGGCTCGAAATCCCCGATACCGCATGCGATCTCGGACGTTTCGAGAGCGCGCGGGAAGCGGGCTCGCGGTGTCTGGACGTCGGGGACCACCCCGGCGCCGCCAATCTTTTCGGTGCGGCACTGCGGGAATGGACCGGGCGGGCACTGGCCGACCTGGCCGGCTTGCAATTCGCCGACGGGTTCGCCACCGCGATGAACGAGGAGCGGCTACTCGCCGTCTCCGCGCGCGTCGACGCGGAAATCGCCTGTGGCCGGGCGTCTTCGGTGATCGGCGAGTTGGTGTCGATGACCAACGAGCATCCGCTGCGCGAGCCGCTGTGGGGGCAGTTGATCACCGCGCTGTACCTGTCCGGGCGGCAGGCGGACGCGCTGGAGGCCTGTCGGCGGGTGCGCAGCGTGCTGGCCGAGGAGCTGGGAATCGACCCGGGTGCCGCGCTGATCGAGCTGGAGCGGCAGGTGCTGCGCCAGGAGCCGCTGAATGTGCTGGCGTCCAGGCGATCCGACCAGGTGGCCGCGGCGATGACCGAGACCGTCACCGAGGTGCCGCAGTCGATTCGCAACGGCAATCTGCGGTTCGCCGACGGTCGTACGCTGCCGATTCCCCACGGGGGGATCAGGATCGGCCGGATGACCGACAACGAACTGGTTCTCGATGATCCGAAGGCGAGCCGGTATCACGCACACATCATGCCCAGCCGTGCCGGGCTGCTGATCAAGGATCTGCACTCGGCCAACGGGGTCTATGTCAACGAAGTGCCGATCGACAACGGGGCACTGCTGGCCGACGGGGATGTAATCCGTATCGGCGGAACAGTTTTGGTGTTCATCGCGGTGAAGTAGGCCGGGGCACCCCAGGTCCGCCACGATGATGGGTCGTGGCCGAACCCGGGGTGGGCAGGCGCTAGGTCAGGCGGATTTCGGCTGCTGCTCGGCCGAAGAGCTTGCGGCCCTCGGAGATTCCGCTCAGCAGGACTGTTGCCGCGCGGCGGTCAGGGTCTACCGACTTGATCTTTCCGGAGAACTCGATGACGCCTGCCTCGGCGGGGGGAACGGGGACGAATCCCGAGAAGCGGACGCTCAGCTTCTCGATGGCTGTGGGGTCGCCCAGCCAGTCGGTCAGATACTGGGCGGCCAGGCCCATGGTGAGCAGGCCGTGCGCGACGACAGTGGGCAGCCCGGCCAGTTCCGCGGCCCGGTCGCTGAAGTGGATCGGGTTGGGGTCGCCGGAGACACCCGCGTAGTTGGCCAGGTCGCCGCGGGTCAGGCGGGCGGTGGCGGGGGGAAGTTCGGTTCCCTTTGTCAGCGAGTCGAATTCGGGGGTGGTGTTGACCGCGACGGTTTCGCGCGGGGGGAGTGCGGGGGCGGGGCCCGTGTGGCGGATCAGGAGATCGCCGGTCTCGACGCCGCCGATGGTGTCCGGGCGCGGGTGCATGCTGATGTTCTCGACGGCCTCGACGATATTGGGGTCGACCTCGATGCCGCGGCGGGCCACGATCGTAGTGGTGCCCTGCACGGCCACCTGGTCGTGCTGATTGCGCAGCTTGAAGCCCACGTTGATGAAGTCGTTGTCGCCGAACTGGCGGATCGACTCGATCTCGATCTCGGTGCTGATCCGGTCGCCCGCCAGCATCGGGTGGAACAGCTCGAAAACCTGGTCGGTCTGCAGCACCTGCGACAGGTCGTACTCGGTGAGCACGCTGTCGAGCAGGGCGCGGGTGGCGGTCATGCCGATCACCGACGCGAAGGTCGGCGGGGCGATCACGCCGTCGTAGCCGAGCTTGCGCGCGTCTACTTCCTGCTGATGAGCGGGGTGCAGATTCTGCACCGCGCGAGCGAATTCCCGGATCTTCTCGCGGCCGACTTCGTAGTGATCACGGAAGGCGAAGCGCTGGCCGACCAGCGTCGCATCCGGGACCACAGCATCGATGTCCGGCTGCTCCACTGTCTGTTCCCTGCTCATGATCCGGAAGACTTTACTTGTTCACCCAGCTGGATCACCAGTTATGTGTGACCCGTCATAGCAGGCAGAAACGCCCGCTACGACGGGTCGACGCACGATCAGGGAGTTCCGGCGGGGTCGCACACCTTCCAGCTACCGTCGGTGCGTTGCAGGTCGAACGTCCGCGCGGTCCGTTTCGACGGATCCGCGGTGGTGTACACCGTGGCCTGGGCCAGGGCGGTGTCGCCGGTGATCCGCACCGCGTCCACGCTGTCGACTACTGGAATGGAACCGCGCTCGGTCGAGACCTCGTGCACGCCCTTGAACTGCTCGGGAGTGATGCCCTGATAGAACGCGTGCAGATCGCCACACGTGCTCGCCCGCAGGTTCTCGAGGTCGCCGCTGCGCAGCGCGTCGGTGTAGTCCCCGATCACCGCCTTCACCTGTCCCTCGGGCGAATCGTCGGCACCGCCCATCAACGCCATGACCGTCGCGATCAAAGCGACGACCAGCACCGCGGCACCACCGGCAGCCAGCAGCCACTTCTTGGACCGGGCGGGCGCGGACTCACCGCCCTGCTCACCCTGCTGCCCGCCGATCCGCTGCGGCGGCGCCACCTGCCGCGGACCGTCGGCCAATTGCTGCGCGGGTCGAGTGGGCTGGATATCCGCGGGGGAAGGCGCCGATCCGCCCGTCCGCTGCGGCGCACCCGGCCCACGCGGCGGCGACGGCTGAGTGTCCTCGACGCCCTGCTGCCCCGCCTCACGGGGACCCTGCTGATCGGAATCGGCCGATCCGGGGCCACCAGTTGACTGGTTACCCGCAGCCGCGAGCCCGCCCAGACCGGCTGCGGCAGGGCCGAACTGCTTGGAACCAGCGGGTCCGTGCTCACCGCCGGCCGCCGAGCCCTGCTGGTACGAAGCACCTGGCCCTTGCTGGCCGGCGGGTCCTCGCTGGCCCCCGTGCCCGTACTGTCCTTGGCCCTGTGGCCCCGGCCCGACACCGCCTGGCACACCGGGCGGCTGGTTGGCAGTCCCGTGCTGGCCGGGTCCTTGTTGGCCTGAGTGTTGTTGGCCGGGGCCTTGTTGGCCGGGGCTTTGCTGGCCTGAGTGTTGTTGGCCGGGGCCTTGTTGGCCGGGACCTTGTTGACTTGGGCCGCCTTGCTGGCCGGGGCCTCGGCGACCGGGGTCTTGTTGGCCGGCGTCCTGTTGCCCTTGGCCCTGCTGGCCGCGTGGTGGTCCTTGCTGACCCGGTCCCGCGCCGTATTGGCCGGGACCCGACGCTCCCTGTTGTTGTCCCGGACCCGCTGGGTGCTGCCCCGGGCCACCGGGCCCGGGCTGTCCTGCCTGTCGAGGACCGGCAGGACCGCGCGGCGTATTCGGCGGCGGCGTCATCGCGGGCCGCCCACCCGCAGGCGGCACCACCCGATCGGTCCCACCCTGCCCAGCGGTCTTCCCCCGCTGCACAGGCATAGCGGTGGTCGGCGCATCCGCCGAACTCACCGTCCGCATCGCGACGGTCTTATCCTCAGCTCCGGCTCCGGCTCCGGCTCCGGCTCCGGACCCTGCGACCTTCGGCCCACCGGTCTGGAACTTCTCGGTCGCCTCAACGTCGACCGGCTTATCGCTCCACGAGTCACCTTCTCCCGCAACAGCACCGGACTTCGCTGCTTCGGTTCCCGCTGCGGTGGTTCCTGCTGCGGCGGATCCTGATACCGCGGTTCCTGCTGCGGCGCGCGTTGCTGCTGCGGTGCCGGTAGCTTCGGACTTCGGTGCGGTGGACTCTGTGTTTGCGGCCTCGGTGGCTTCAGGCCCGGTTGTCTGTGCGGGCCGTGGTGATGCGACGCCTGCTCCCTCGGCGGCTGCCGTGGGAAGGGCAGCCGAGGAGTTATCGCTGGCGAGACCAGCAGCAGCGGACCCTGCTGTGGTGCCCGTCCCGGTCTCGGTGCCCGCATTCGCGGCGACAGTCGGGTCGTTCTTCTGCTCCTGGGCGGCACCCGCGGTCGAAACAGCTTCGGCTGCGGTGCCTTCCGTGGAGCTGGCGCCGTCCCGGGCACGCCTGTCAGAGCTGTCATCGGTGTTCGATTTCGAGCCACGATCCGATACCTCGCCGGATCGTCCGTTCGCCGCGCCTGTACCTGCCCCGCCCGCGCCTGCCGTGAAGCTGGCGCCGTCCTGGGCACGCCTGTCAGAGCTGTCATCGGTGTTCGATTTCGAGCCACGATCCGACGCCTCGCCGGATCCTCCGTTCGCCGCGCCCGCTCCAGCCGCGCCCGCTCTGCTCGCGCCTGCGCCAGCCGCGAGTGCGCCTGCTCCTGCACCCGCTGCTCCTGCACCGGTCGCGTTTGCGCCTGCGCCTGCGCCGCCTGTGCCCGTGCTTGCCTCGCCTGCGCCTGTCTCGTTCGCACCAGTTGTGCCAGCGCCTGCAGCTGCGCCTGTGCTTGAAGCGCTTGCGCCTGCTGTGCCTGTGTCTGCTGCTCCGCCGGCGCCCGCCGCTGCCCCGGCGACCACTCCGCGCGCCGTGGTGTCGTTCGGCGAGTATTCATCGCCGAACTCCGCATCCGACGCAGCCGCGAGAGCGGCCCTGGTCATCGCGGCGGTCGGCACGTCGGCCTGAGTCGATTTCGCCGGGGAGCCACCCATTTTCACCGTGTGATCATCCGCTGAGCCGTCGCGCCCCGCGGAGGGATTCCGCCCGGGAATCGGCATCGCGGTCGTCGGCGCGTCCGGTCCGGCGAGGTCGGAGCCGCACTCGTCCCGAGGTGCTCGGCTCGAATCGTCCGGCTGGTCACGCCGATTCCCGCCGGGCAACCCTTTCGACAGCCCGGCCAACGGCGAACCCGGCCCATTGCTCGACCCGTGTCCTGCCTGCGGTTTATTCGCTTGCTGCGAACCTGGCCCGCGTCCCGCTTGCGGTCCACCTGGCTGTT
It includes:
- a CDS encoding DedA family protein; this encodes MGSFDPLISAGPAVVCTVVLVFVFLECAFIIGLFLPGDSMLITAGIVLASHANGEAQVWALSVGTMLAAIAGNQVGYVVGARTGHRLVARKNGRYINTKNLAKVTDLLERHGFLAVLVARWIPWVRTLCPMVAGAAGMDHRRYTAASTLGAIIWAPVLLLIGYYAGEFLEQVPWLMPAVIGTLIVGLIIGTVLGIRHYRQEMAKPVEDYDLEPSIAGESER
- a CDS encoding DedA family protein, with product MYLLQETWLKNAVLPAILAIVFIETGLLFPLLPGDSLLFTGGMLAAQPGSTLSIWVLVPLVILTAFLGDQCAYWIGRKIGPAIFKKEDSRFFKKHYVTETHEFFEKHGPKTIILARFVPIVRTFMPVLAGVSKMSYRKYVAFDIVGAVLWGGGVTVLGYFLGNVPFIRDHIEGIFLLIVFVSILPAIITVGKKVLERRNAPAAPVQSGELAASTNETH
- the fbaA gene encoding class II fructose-bisphosphate aldolase, which codes for MPIATPEVYAEMLGRAKAHSFAFPAINCTSSETINAAIKGFADAGSDGIIQFSTGGAEFGSGLGVKDMVTGAVALAEFAHIVAAKYDVTIALHTDHCPKDKLDTYVRPLIAISQDRVNAGLNPLFQSHMWDGSAIPIDENLEIAQELLKACKSANIILEVEIGVVGGEEDGVEAEINDKLYTSPEDFEKTIAALGAGENGQYLLAATFGNVHGVYKPGNVVLKPEVLAEGQRVAAEKLGLEPGAQPFDFVFHGGSGSLKSEIEDSLRYGVVKMNVDTDTQYAFTRPVAGHMLANYDGVLKIDGEVGNKKVYDPRSYLKMAETSMAARVTEACNDLRSAGRSVSGS
- a CDS encoding BTAD domain-containing putative transcriptional regulator, with the translated sequence MSLDVRVLGPVRLLVGGEPVAVGGPKPRALLAALTVNRRRAVSSAVLAEMVWNEDPPDSYAASLQVFVSNIRKALRNAGIDSAQVLRTEGAGYRLEIPDTACDLGRFESAREAGSRCLDVGDHPGAANLFGAALREWTGRALADLAGLQFADGFATAMNEERLLAVSARVDAEIACGRASSVIGELVSMTNEHPLREPLWGQLITALYLSGRQADALEACRRVRSVLAEELGIDPGAALIELERQVLRQEPLNVLASRRSDQVAAAMTETVTEVPQSIRNGNLRFADGRTLPIPHGGIRIGRMTDNELVLDDPKASRYHAHIMPSRAGLLIKDLHSANGVYVNEVPIDNGALLADGDVIRIGGTVLVFIAVK
- a CDS encoding fused (3R)-hydroxyacyl-ACP dehydratase subunits HadA/HadB, translating into MSREQTVEQPDIDAVVPDATLVGQRFAFRDHYEVGREKIREFARAVQNLHPAHQQEVDARKLGYDGVIAPPTFASVIGMTATRALLDSVLTEYDLSQVLQTDQVFELFHPMLAGDRISTEIEIESIRQFGDNDFINVGFKLRNQHDQVAVQGTTTIVARRGIEVDPNIVEAVENISMHPRPDTIGGVETGDLLIRHTGPAPALPPRETVAVNTTPEFDSLTKGTELPPATARLTRGDLANYAGVSGDPNPIHFSDRAAELAGLPTVVAHGLLTMGLAAQYLTDWLGDPTAIEKLSVRFSGFVPVPPAEAGVIEFSGKIKSVDPDRRAATVLLSGISEGRKLFGRAAAEIRLT
- a CDS encoding Rv0361 family membrane protein; protein product: MAPPQRIGGQQGEQGGESAPARSKKWLLAAGGAAVLVVALIATVMALMGGADDSPEGQVKAVIGDYTDALRSGDLENLRASTCGDLHAFYQGITPEQFKGVHEVSTERGSIPVVDSVDAVRITGDTALAQATVYTTADPSKRTARTFDLQRTDGSWKVCDPAGTP